Proteins found in one Labrenzia sp. VG12 genomic segment:
- a CDS encoding ABC transporter substrate-binding protein, whose product MKKWNLTSALTVLMGLSAVAATGLAATTQRVAAADKTLRIAVPFGPKSSAPDPRARQNGWLSNRAGVSETLIGLGHDMTMQPRLAETFQNVSPTEWRLVLRSDVRFHDGTPMTAEDVKASFEKLDIEGHPGHNPRLSRLLGIESITVEGDNALLFKTRKPNSAFLWSLTEPSAAVMKEGTEELPLIGTGPFVFVSAETDKSYETRKFADYWGGEPKLDRIVMDALSDPSVAKLALQAGDVDLVTNYPEPDFAALKEAGDGQLFSNPTTRLFFFQVRTADGPLANKALRQAVSLGLDRDTIVVASLSGVGGEKANSIFPASMASWANKNLTLDYDPVKAAALLDEAGIKDTNGDGNRELNGEEITLKLRSYEGRAALRPTLEITQALLQQIGIKAEIAMGEYDANNEALKAGEIDMHLQAWGTAPQGDPDYFPSTLAESGVSYNFSGYANPELDALLAKGRENFDDEVRKSHYDRVQEIINEDLPLIPVFHKTQVSVGNGKVEGYAIHPAETYLVTPDLDLVD is encoded by the coding sequence ATGAAGAAATGGAATCTGACATCCGCGCTGACCGTTTTGATGGGCCTTTCCGCCGTCGCAGCAACCGGACTTGCGGCCACAACACAGCGGGTAGCTGCTGCTGACAAGACCCTTCGTATTGCCGTTCCTTTCGGCCCGAAAAGCTCCGCGCCGGATCCGCGCGCGCGCCAGAACGGCTGGCTCAGCAACCGGGCGGGGGTCTCTGAAACGCTGATCGGCCTCGGGCATGACATGACCATGCAGCCGCGCCTGGCGGAAACTTTTCAAAATGTATCGCCGACCGAGTGGCGCCTGGTGCTCCGATCCGATGTCAGGTTTCACGACGGCACGCCTATGACCGCCGAAGATGTGAAGGCCTCCTTCGAAAAGCTCGATATCGAAGGCCACCCAGGACACAATCCTCGCCTCTCCAGGCTTTTGGGGATCGAAAGCATCACCGTTGAGGGCGACAATGCCCTGCTCTTCAAAACCAGGAAACCCAACTCGGCGTTTCTCTGGTCACTGACGGAACCCTCTGCTGCCGTCATGAAGGAAGGCACTGAGGAGCTGCCGCTGATCGGCACCGGCCCCTTCGTGTTTGTCTCTGCCGAGACCGACAAGAGTTACGAAACACGCAAATTCGCAGATTATTGGGGCGGTGAGCCGAAGCTCGACCGGATCGTCATGGATGCGCTGTCGGATCCGTCTGTTGCCAAATTGGCGCTGCAGGCCGGTGATGTTGATCTCGTCACCAACTATCCCGAGCCTGACTTTGCAGCCCTCAAGGAGGCCGGAGACGGTCAACTGTTTTCCAATCCGACGACCCGCCTTTTCTTCTTTCAGGTGAGAACGGCCGATGGCCCCCTGGCCAACAAGGCCCTGCGCCAGGCGGTTTCGCTTGGGCTGGATCGCGACACGATCGTGGTAGCGTCCCTCAGCGGTGTCGGCGGTGAAAAAGCCAACAGCATCTTCCCGGCTTCCATGGCCTCCTGGGCGAACAAAAACCTGACGCTGGACTATGACCCGGTCAAAGCCGCAGCGCTGCTGGACGAGGCCGGCATCAAGGACACCAATGGCGACGGCAACCGGGAACTGAACGGCGAGGAAATCACCCTGAAGCTGCGCTCCTATGAGGGCCGTGCCGCGCTGCGCCCGACGCTGGAAATCACCCAGGCCCTGTTGCAGCAGATCGGCATCAAAGCGGAAATCGCCATGGGCGAATATGACGCCAACAACGAGGCGCTGAAGGCCGGCGAGATCGACATGCATCTGCAGGCCTGGGGCACCGCCCCGCAGGGTGACCCGGACTATTTCCCGAGCACGCTCGCGGAAAGCGGCGTCAGCTACAATTTCTCAGGCTATGCCAACCCCGAACTGGATGCACTCCTGGCCAAGGGCCGCGAGAATTTCGACGACGAAGTGCGCAAAAGCCACTACGACCGTGTTCAGGAGATCATCAACGAGGACCTGCCATTGATCCCGGTCTTCCACAAAACTCAGGTCTCCGTCGGCAACGGCAAGGTCGAAGGATATGCCATTCACCCGGCCGAAACCTACCTCGTGACGCCGGACCTGGACCTTGTCGACTGA
- a CDS encoding CPBP family intramembrane glutamic endopeptidase yields the protein MTDTNSVSALPSAMTEDIVASSRDGILTIDPHGKLTSFNPGAEAIFGLKAEDVVGLTVAEVFLPLEDLDAFTDCVLEAVRQPDKEHVATISLKRAHGVLHLSVRAVLLHRKGSEERIGVLVMLADESERVELLTRTAERERERAATGRFIVAVLTIFSVFTLLLEPIQKLAQAQVYDLGPVIALLTLVVIAFFLDRWASPGARTLVLNLRPERRYVIESIVWSLGFCGLMTVGKFLLIAFQVYPTEIQPRLFSFLVLDDGTRVHSTGLYLAALAIYLISVLFQQFAIRCAIQAPLQSFLTGVVRQAGWIANLVSTLLFAVLHAHLNPIVSLAVIAPSILWGWLFMRSGSVVTPILSHAIIGVYAIFILGIFAGLDQV from the coding sequence GTGACTGATACGAACAGCGTGTCAGCCCTCCCTTCCGCAATGACGGAGGACATTGTCGCGTCGTCGCGTGACGGCATCCTGACCATTGATCCACACGGCAAGCTGACCTCCTTCAACCCGGGTGCCGAAGCCATTTTCGGCTTGAAGGCCGAAGATGTTGTCGGACTGACCGTCGCCGAGGTGTTTCTGCCGCTGGAAGACCTGGATGCCTTTACCGATTGCGTTCTGGAAGCCGTGCGACAGCCGGACAAGGAGCATGTGGCCACGATCAGCCTGAAGCGGGCGCATGGGGTGCTTCACCTGAGTGTCCGGGCGGTGCTGCTCCATCGGAAAGGGTCCGAGGAACGCATTGGTGTCCTGGTCATGCTGGCCGATGAAAGCGAGCGGGTCGAGCTTCTGACCCGGACCGCGGAGCGCGAGCGCGAACGGGCGGCGACCGGGCGCTTTATCGTGGCCGTTCTGACGATCTTTTCCGTGTTCACCCTGCTTCTGGAACCGATCCAGAAACTGGCGCAGGCCCAGGTCTATGATCTGGGACCGGTGATTGCGCTTCTGACGCTCGTCGTGATCGCCTTTTTCCTCGACAGATGGGCCTCGCCCGGGGCGCGGACACTTGTCCTGAACCTGCGCCCGGAGCGACGCTACGTGATCGAAAGCATCGTCTGGTCGCTCGGCTTCTGCGGGCTCATGACGGTCGGAAAGTTTCTGCTGATCGCCTTTCAGGTCTATCCCACAGAGATCCAGCCGCGTCTGTTCAGCTTTCTCGTCCTTGACGATGGCACCCGGGTTCACAGCACCGGACTTTATCTGGCGGCGCTTGCCATCTATCTGATCTCGGTGCTGTTTCAGCAATTCGCGATCCGCTGCGCCATCCAGGCACCGCTGCAGAGTTTCCTGACAGGGGTTGTCAGACAGGCTGGATGGATCGCCAATCTGGTATCGACGCTGCTTTTTGCGGTTCTGCACGCGCATCTCAATCCGATCGTGTCTCTTGCCGTGATTGCGCCCTCCATTCTCTGGGGATGGCTGTTCATGCGCTCTGGCAGTGTCGTGACGCCGATCCTTTCGCATGCGATCATCGGTGTTTATGCGATCTTCATTCTGGGCATCTTCGCCGGACTGGATCAGGTTTAA
- a CDS encoding ABC transporter ATP-binding protein has protein sequence MLSVKNLHLNLNGAIILEQVSFTLEKGETLCVIGESGSGKTSLLRALQGLLPARFDDLLFRADGADPIRHEGKWHGAAGLPHSRWVMQDPLAALNPRQPLGVSIAESLYRQKRTRRELDSAVADALQSVDLPCHFAARRPSEVSMGQAQRACLARALIARPSLIFFDEPLSALDTVVQKQVAVTMDRIQQQHDLSYVVVTHDLGYAAAYADQILVLRHGKVEACQRADAFFSAPGSAYCEALIDAAQVLGELAPPPGADTPGLEARP, from the coding sequence ATGCTTTCTGTAAAAAATCTCCATCTGAACCTGAACGGCGCCATCATCCTGGAACAGGTTTCCTTCACCCTGGAAAAGGGCGAAACCCTTTGCGTGATCGGTGAAAGCGGATCCGGAAAGACGAGCCTGTTACGGGCCCTGCAAGGCCTGCTGCCTGCCCGGTTTGATGACCTTCTGTTTCGCGCAGACGGCGCTGACCCGATCCGTCATGAAGGCAAATGGCACGGCGCTGCCGGTTTGCCTCACAGCCGCTGGGTGATGCAGGATCCGCTTGCCGCCCTCAACCCCCGCCAGCCTTTGGGTGTCTCCATCGCAGAGAGCCTCTACCGGCAGAAACGGACGCGCCGGGAATTGGACAGTGCGGTAGCGGATGCGCTGCAGAGCGTCGACCTGCCCTGTCACTTTGCCGCAAGACGCCCGTCAGAGGTTTCCATGGGCCAGGCCCAGCGCGCCTGCCTGGCACGGGCGCTCATTGCCAGACCGTCGCTGATTTTCTTCGACGAACCGTTGAGCGCCCTCGACACCGTCGTCCAGAAACAGGTCGCCGTCACCATGGACCGGATCCAGCAACAACATGACCTGTCCTATGTCGTTGTCACCCATGACCTTGGATATGCCGCCGCCTATGCGGACCAAATCCTTGTCCTGCGTCATGGCAAGGTCGAGGCCTGCCAGCGCGCAGACGCATTTTTTAGCGCGCCGGGAAGTGCCTATTGCGAAGCCCTGATTGACGCCGCACAAGTGCTCGGTGAACTTGCGCCGCCCCCTGGCGCTGACACTCCAGGTCTGGAGGCGCGCCCGTGA
- a CDS encoding ATP-binding cassette domain-containing protein, translating to MSTDTAPLLNLDNLSARIGRQVVLDKVCLKLDPGECVAVVGGSGAGKSTLLRCVMGLTRPARPFEGSLTFNGSRYDLAARPKSRNPQGMAYVPQNPDYGFDPLKRLRWQWRQTARQVEAAGVTPTDKEKLFEALGLSDFGSRFPHQWSRGMQQRLLLAMALLGAPRLLILDEPTSALDPLIAAQVLRLVRDHAARHNIALLMVTHDLALASRYANRTAIMAEGRVVEFGPTERLLNAPASDFGKLLVSHRSWHRANTASNTEPVAAE from the coding sequence TTGTCGACTGACACTGCCCCCCTTCTGAATCTGGACAACCTGTCGGCCCGCATTGGCCGGCAGGTGGTTCTGGACAAGGTCTGCCTGAAACTCGACCCCGGTGAATGCGTTGCAGTGGTCGGCGGTTCCGGCGCTGGCAAATCCACGCTTCTGCGTTGCGTCATGGGCCTGACCCGGCCGGCCAGACCCTTTGAGGGAAGTCTGACCTTCAACGGTTCCAGATACGATCTCGCAGCCAGGCCCAAATCGCGCAATCCGCAAGGCATGGCCTATGTGCCGCAGAACCCGGACTACGGCTTTGACCCGCTCAAACGGCTTCGCTGGCAATGGCGCCAGACGGCACGGCAGGTCGAGGCCGCCGGCGTCACGCCGACGGACAAGGAAAAGCTCTTTGAGGCGCTTGGGCTCAGCGACTTCGGATCCCGCTTTCCGCATCAATGGAGCCGCGGCATGCAACAACGGCTGTTGCTTGCCATGGCTTTGCTGGGCGCGCCGCGCCTGCTCATTCTCGATGAACCGACCTCCGCTCTGGATCCTCTGATAGCGGCCCAGGTTCTGCGTCTGGTGAGGGATCATGCAGCCCGGCACAACATCGCTCTGCTCATGGTCACGCATGACCTTGCGCTCGCAAGCCGCTATGCCAATCGAACCGCCATCATGGCCGAGGGACGGGTCGTGGAATTCGGCCCGACAGAGCGGCTTTTGAACGCACCGGCATCCGATTTCGGCAAGCTGCTCGTGTCCCACAGATCCTGGCACCGTGCCAATACCGCTTCCAACACCGAACCTGTTGCCGCCGAATAG